In Cryptosporangium minutisporangium, the DNA window CAGCTCGGCGGCCGAGAGCAGGAATCCGCGGCGCAGCACCCGGCCCGCCAGGACCGGGCCGGGACGCCGGACGCGGATGCGGCGCAGGCGATTGCGGCCCGTCCAGGCGCCGAACGCCGAGGCGATGCCGTGAGCAAGAGTGATCAGCCGCGCTCGTAGGTTTTCCGGGTCGACCTGCCGGGGATTGGTGTGGGCGACGCCGTAGCGCACGGCGACCTCCCACTGCCCGGCGGCGAGCTTGTCCACGCCGGCGCGGCCATCGCGGTCCCGCTGCGGATCACTGCTCGCGACCGGCATCGCTCGGGAGGCCGGCGGTGTGCGGCGCGCCGGCCCGAGAACCTCGGCCGTCAGGTTCAGCGCTCCCCGCAGCCACGTGGCCGGATCGGCGAGCTCGTTCGAAGCGCGTCCGGTCCGCAGCGCCTGCACGCCCGCCTGCAGGCGGCGGATATGCCGGCGGGTGGCCGGCCGGAGGAGGATCTGCACGCACGCGGACTCCGGATGGTGCAGCCCGGCGGCGGCGGCGATCAGCATGCGCAGCGGATCGGTGTGGTGGTCGGTCGACAGCGGATACCAGGCTGGGAGTGCCGGAGCGAGCGCACCGCCGACCTCGACTGCGTCCAGCGGCAGCGGCGGGTCGGCGTCGGTGACCGTGCAGGTCGCGCCCGGCCAGGCGCCGGCCACGGCGGCGCGCACGGGCCCGATCGGCACCGTCGCCGGGACCCACAAGGCGATCGTGAACTCCCGGCCGGCCCACCGGTACTCCAGCCCGACGTGCGACCGGCCCTCCCGCAGTCGACGGCGCGGCGCCACCTGCAGGATCTCGGCCAGGTCGGCCCAGAACGCTGAGGCACCGGCGGGATCGACCTCGGGTGGGGGATGGATCGTGAGCAGCTGCGCGTGTCGGGCCATGCGGTGATGCAGGTTGCGCTGTCGCAGCAGGGAGGCGAGGAACGCGGCAGCAGCCAGCGCCGCGGCGATCGCGGCCAGCCACGGACGGGCCGCGCACCAGCTAGAAGCGGTGGTCAGCGCATCCAGCAGCCACTGCGAGGGGCCGGGTAATGGCGGATCGGCCGGCGGAGACGCTGATGCGGAGGCGAACAGGACGAGGGCGAACATGGGCGCTCCTTCCGAAGAGCGCGAGGGCCCGCGGACCGCGGCGAGGGGGGGTCGGCGGGCCTTCGAAGATCGGAGCTCGGGGAGGCCGGAATTCGGGAGGCCGGAGCCCCGGGCGAGATCGGATCCGGAGAGATGTGGCCAGCAGCGACCTGTGCCGGCTGGGGCCGGGAAATGCGTGGCGCCGGGCTGGATGGCGTCGGCAGCGTGGATCGTCTGCGGGGCGTTGGCGATCGTGTCGCTGCTGGGACTGGCGCTGACTGCGGTGTTCGGCTGATCTACCTACGGCGCCGTCCGTAGCTAGAAACGCGGATCCGGGCCACGCTCGCTGAGGTGCATGAGCGCGTGGAGCGGGGCGGCCGGTCCTGACCGGCGATCCACGCGAGCGCCCGAGCGGCTCGTCGCGTCACCCGACAGCGCCGTGTTCTCTGACGGCCCGGCGGGTTCCCGCTACGGGGCGGGCTGCTGCTGCCGTGTGGGTTACTCGTCGTCGTCGTCGAGTTCGAGGTCGCCGATGCAGAGCCGGTGTTCGCGTGGGGACGCGACGACGTCGAAGGCCACGCGGTGGGTGCCGGAGAGCAGGAGACCTTCGCCGCGGCGGGCACTGAGCAACTGGCGGGCTTCCCCGGTGGTGAGGCCGAAGACGTCGGTGACGACGTCGATGACTTGGGGTGCTTGGCGCAGCAGGATTTGGGTGGCGGCGTTGGCGATGACGATCTGTCCGAGGTCGGAGCCGAGCAGGTCGCCGACGTCCTGGGTGATGACGGCCAACCCGGCTTTGCGTTTGCGGGCGGACTTGGCGAGCTTGGACAGGAAGCGGGCGCCTTCTCCTTCGCGGAGCAGCGTCCAGGCTTCGTCGACGACGACCAGCCGCCGGGGCGTGTGGGAGGGCCGGGTGTTG includes these proteins:
- a CDS encoding helicase HerA domain-containing protein, with translation MFALVLFASASASPPADPPLPGPSQWLLDALTTASSWCAARPWLAAIAAALAAAAFLASLLRQRNLHHRMARHAQLLTIHPPPEVDPAGASAFWADLAEILQVAPRRRLREGRSHVGLEYRWAGREFTIALWVPATVPIGPVRAAVAGAWPGATCTVTDADPPLPLDAVEVGGALAPALPAWYPLSTDHHTDPLRMLIAAAAGLHHPESACVQILLRPATRRHIRRLQAGVQALRTGRASNELADPATWLRGALNLTAEVLGPARRTPPASRAMPVASSDPQRDRDGRAGVDKLAAGQWEVAVRYGVAHTNPRQVDPENLRARLITLAHGIASAFGAWTGRNRLRRIRVRRPGPVLAGRVLRRGFLLSAAELATLAALPQDLAVPGLDRARARSMPAPIAVPAGGRDAKVLGRAEVGGHSVALPVVDARQHVHILGSTGSGKSTLLLNMILEDIHARRGVVVIDPKGDLVADVLERIRLRDAKRLVLLDPDQPPGVTLNPLSGGDPDLLVDNVVSIFSKIFASHWGPRMDDILRVACLTLFRRPDPTLTHIPRLLQDRGFRRRYTKLLTDSEGLLSFWDWYENAPLPMQSQVIAPLLS